Below is a genomic region from Trichoderma asperellum chromosome 2, complete sequence.
AGATGGATTACTGGAGTACCTTGAAGACATCATTGGAACCTCTAAATACAAAACTCCGATTGAAGAATCTGCTGCCGAAGTCGAAACTATCAATGAAGTTTGTATGGAAAAGAGTGCTCGTGTTCAGCAtgttgagaaggagaagaatagcctggaagaaaagaaagacaaggcaCTTGCATTTATTCGAGATGAGAATGAACTCGCCATGAAGCAATCTGCATTGTATCAACTCTATCTTCACGAGTGTACCGACAACATCGCGGTCACAGAAGAGGCAATCAATCAGATGCAATCTCAACTGGACCTTGAACTTGAAAAACATCAAGGTAGCGAGCAAATCATCAAGGAGCTTGAACGCCAATACGCCCAGGTTGGTAAGGAGTTTGAAGCTCAAGACAAGCAAACTCAAGCATTCGTCAAAGAATTGGCAAAGTTTGAACAAGAGCGGGTCAAAtttgacgagaagaagaaattcttggaagataagagaaaaaagcttCAGAAATCGATTAATAAGACTGAAAGATCCGCGGCTGAAGCTGATGAGACGATCGAGCAATGCGGAGAGGACATCGTCACACGGACACAAGAAATCGCAGTATTGGAGTCTACGgcgaaagatgaagaagctgagcTTACCAGAATCAGAGAGAATCTGAAGGGAAAGACCCAAGTCTTTTCTGACCAGATTGCAGCCAAACAAAAGTCACTGGAGCCATGGGTAGAGAAGGTCAATCAGAAGCAATCTgccattgctgttgctgaaaGTGAGATGAACATTCTCCAGGAAAAGGCGAATGCTGGTGCAGTTGCTCtgcaggagctggaggccAAAATATCATCCATAGAAGAGGGCAAAGTCGCCAAGCaaaaggagctcaaggcttGCCAGGctgaaaaagcaaaattgaCAAAGGAGGCTGAAAAGATGAAATCCGAGCTCTCAATTCTCGCAGAACAAGAACCAAAGATAAGATCAAAGATTTCTAACGCTCGCCAGAAAGCAGACGAGGCTCGTTCCAGCTTGGCTAATACTCAGACGAGAGGCAATGTGCTATCTGCCCTGATGCGAATGAAGGAATCAGGTCGTATTGATGGATTCCAAGGTCGTCTAGGAAACCTTGGCACTATTGATAAGAAATACGACGTGGCAGTCTCTACCGCGTGCCCTCAGCTTGACAACTTTGTCACCGAAACGGTAGAGGCAGGTCAACAGTGCATCGAGTACCTACGGAAGAATAACCTCGGTCGCGGTAACTTCATCTGTCTAGATAAACTTCGACAACGGGATATGTCACCCATCCACACCCCGGAAAACGCGCCGCGGTTGTTTGATCTTGTCAAAGCAAAAGCTGACAAATTCCTACCGGCGTTCTATCACGCTATGCAAGATACTCTTGTTGCCAATGACCTTGCTCAGGCCAATCGTATCGCTTACGGTTCCAAGAGGTGGCGAGTTGTGACGCTGGATGGCGAATTAATTGACAAATCTGGTACCATGTCAGGAGGTGGTAACACGGTGAAGAGAGGCCTTATGTCCTCCAAGCTCGTTGCCGACACAACACAAGAACATGTCGCCAAACTTGAAGAGGATCGTGATGGGTGGGAAACCAAGTTCCAAGAGTTTCAGGAATATCAACGAGAATGCGAGAACAGATTGAAGGAACTGAACCGAGAAATCCCACAATTAGACACCAAGATGCAAAAGATTGGCTTAGAAATGGAGAGCGCCACGCGAAACTTGGCTGATACCCAGCGACGCATTCAGGAAGTCAACAAGGAGTACCAACCATCCACCGAAGACTCTAAGAGATTTTCGACACTGCAGAAGGAAGTAGCTAAGCTGACTGCAGAAGTGGATAAACTTCGTGGTGAGACATCTAGCGTCGAGGAGGAGATTAAAGCTCTGCAAGACAAGATCATGCAAGTTGGTGGAGAGAAGCTGCGAGCTCAGCGAGCCAAGGTTGACGCTATTAAAGAGGAGATTTCATCTCACAACGACGAGATTTCCAATGCTGAGGTCAAGAAagccaaggccgagaaaCAGAAGGTCAAGCTTGAGAAAGAGCACACTAAGGCTACTAAAGAGCGAGATGCCGCAGTACGCGATCTTGAGCAGCTACAAGACGGTCTTAACAACCAAGGAGAGAAAGCGGAAGAGCTAAAAGCCCAAGTCGAGGAAGCCGAGCAAGGGCTTgcgcagatgaagaaggggCTGAAACAGCTTAAGACAGAGTTGGACGCGAAGATTGCAGAGCTCAATGAAACCCGAGCGGTGGAGATTGAGATGCGAAATAAGCTTGAAGAGAACCAGAAAGTCCTCGCTGATAACCAGAAGCGACTCCGATACTGGCAAGAAAAGTTGTCCAAACTTGTGCTCCAAGATATCGACGACTTGGTCGGCAACTCGGCTCCTAAGCCCATTAAGACCGAGGAACCAGAACAGACTGAGATGCCAGGGCCTTCAACAAAcgacggcgatgatgaagatgttgaGATGACAGACGCCGAGGCTGATGATGttgagatggatgatggagatgccaTGTCAGTAACCTCGGACAAAACTGAACATGCCGAAAGCGCGCCCGCTCGCCAGCCCAACGAACTGCCAAGGTATACGCCAGACGAGTTGGCTGGTATGAATAAAGAGACTCTTAAAGGGGAGATTGCCGCGTTGGAAGAGAAGACTCAGAATGTCAACGTGGATCTCGGAGTTTTGGCTGAGTATCGTCGTCGCGTAGAAGAGCATGTAAACCGCGCGTCTGATCTGCAAACAGCACTTGAACAGCGCGATGCGGCAAAGAAGAGACTGGATGACCTGCGCCGTTTGCGACTTGAAGGCTTCATGGAGGGCTTCAGTGCAATTTCACTGCGTCTCAAGGAGATGTACCAAATGATCACCATGGGAGGTAACGCAGAACTCGAGCTGGTTGACAGCTTAGACCCCTTCAGCGAAGGTATTCTTTTCAGCGTGATGCCGCCCAAAAAGAGCTGGAAGAATATCGGCAACCTTTCCGGTGGAGAGAAGACTTTGAGTAGTCTTGCTTTGGTGTTTGCTCTGCACCACTATAAGCCAACGCCGCTATACGTCATGGACGAAATTGATGCTGCTTTGGACTTCCGAAACGTGAGTATAATTCTGCAAGCGTACTTTGCTGTCACTCTACAggcccccctttttttatcctttgcACAATATGAAGACATGAGATTGAAGTTGCTAATAATACTTAACATCAGGTCTCAATCGTGGCGAATTACATCAAAGAGCGTACAAAGAACGCGCAGTTCATCGTTATTTCGCTACGAAACAACATGTTTGAGCTTGCAGCGCGCCTTGTCGGCGTGTACAAGGTCAACCATATGACGAAGAGTGTCACGATAGAGAACAAGGACTTTATCGACAGGCCTCAAATgacacagcagcagcagcagagagcgCTGGGAGGAGGTGGAAATACGACCACAGTAGCAATGAGGTAGCACGGATAAGTTGTCTTTCAATATTAATGTGACAGAGGGCTTATGTTATTAGGCGAACCGATGGCGGAATCTGACCGCAGTTTGATGTTCCATGACTCTCATATATGGGAAAAAGGGTAGGGCAAACATTGAAGAGATACTTGGGGTCTGGTATTTTGGAATTATGGCGGATACTTTTGTCGAAAAGggatatagctttttaatgaTTTTTCATGAGCAAACGACGATTGGACTTTGAAGTATGTGAGGCGCCGCAGGTCGTGTGTGCTTTTCAATCCCCTTCCCCTCTCCCCTCCCCCAAAAGTCTGTTTTGAAGAGCCTTCGCTTCTTTACCTTacattgtcttttttcttttagtctAAAAAATCTTGCCGAAAGAGAGGGAGCCCACGACGATAATAGCGTACTCCAGAAGCGAAAGCCGCTCGCCTCGAACACTCGCACCATGTGCTCACGTCCCTCGAACATGTCATGTTCGTTCTCCCCCACCAACCAACCTCAGAATGGACAATGCGAGAAATGTCTTATTTTGCAGCCCCCTTTTGGAGGCGTCCACATGTGCCACGTGCCTCATTCGCACGATGGCTGCATTAGGAGAGAGTGCCGGATCTCGCGATCGCTATGCATGCATGAGACAGATGTTGACGCGGCGTTAGCTCCGCTTTGTGTTGCACGAGTGAAGATCTTTGTGTTACGGGTAAGAGGGAGAATATGGAGGATCGTGGTTGAAGTCCCCTTCTAGCTGTGTGCAAAATGGTCTAGATATCCCGCCTAGGGGAATAAGACCGAGAGGAGGTCGTagggaagagctggagacggATGTAGTGCTGCCGAGACATAGTGGTGCCGGCTGTGCTTGATGGGCTGCCTCAAGGTATGCTCTCAATGAGCTTCACTGAGGGTCGATATACATTCGGATCTGAAGGCGTTTTATAGATTAGCCCGTATGTATTTTGAGATCCGGCGTTCTGTTG
It encodes:
- a CDS encoding uncharacterized protein (BUSCO:EOG092D0AE9); protein product: MASSRPSRRVARRPIIESDDEDEISLTSNNREESPFEPPQPAAKKTRTARRTVPPAAAADASTKTTKAPRVRGRPKKAPTPSGTVDSSDILGEDEISQANVTATAKPRGRTKRASTVSSVDSNDHPDAADRMDGSTSTAGGPSSRKRRSVASRRSRASNAPETQPEVQPQVQPEAQPEAQPEAQPEAQPEAQPEAQPEAQPETPRSKVSRSPDAALEDQISPEDQSTPKARPAPRAKVSSTPKPAPRLRSATPQESRPHESQAVQSTPAPKPTQPSIETPHAQRQGSPLADITSHINSVKAKPPPSAKPVRTMDTIMEKPMDIVLKSRTLTVPIVEDPTPKPRIVITHLVLENFKSYAGRQEVGPFHASFSSVVGPNGSGKSNVIDSLLFVFGFRASKMRQGKISALIHSSAQYPNLPFCEVAVHFQEVLDQPGGGHEVIPDSELIISRKVFKNNSSKYYINGKESSFTIVTTLLRDRGVDLDHKRFLILQGEVESIAQMKPKAANEHEDGLLEYLEDIIGTSKYKTPIEESAAEVETINEVCMEKSARVQHVEKEKNSLEEKKDKALAFIRDENELAMKQSALYQLYLHECTDNIAVTEEAINQMQSQLDLELEKHQGSEQIIKELERQYAQVGKEFEAQDKQTQAFVKELAKFEQERVKFDEKKKFLEDKRKKLQKSINKTERSAAEADETIEQCGEDIVTRTQEIAVLESTAKDEEAELTRIRENLKGKTQVFSDQIAAKQKSLEPWVEKVNQKQSAIAVAESEMNILQEKANAGAVALQELEAKISSIEEGKVAKQKELKACQAEKAKLTKEAEKMKSELSILAEQEPKIRSKISNARQKADEARSSLANTQTRGNVLSALMRMKESGRIDGFQGRLGNLGTIDKKYDVAVSTACPQLDNFVTETVEAGQQCIEYLRKNNLGRGNFICLDKLRQRDMSPIHTPENAPRLFDLVKAKADKFLPAFYHAMQDTLVANDLAQANRIAYGSKRWRVVTLDGELIDKSGTMSGGGNTVKRGLMSSKLVADTTQEHVAKLEEDRDGWETKFQEFQEYQRECENRLKELNREIPQLDTKMQKIGLEMESATRNLADTQRRIQEVNKEYQPSTEDSKRFSTLQKEVAKLTAEVDKLRGETSSVEEEIKALQDKIMQVGGEKLRAQRAKVDAIKEEISSHNDEISNAEVKKAKAEKQKVKLEKEHTKATKERDAAVRDLEQLQDGLNNQGEKAEELKAQVEEAEQGLAQMKKGLKQLKTELDAKIAELNETRAVEIEMRNKLEENQKVLADNQKRLRYWQEKLSKLVLQDIDDLVGNSAPKPIKTEEPEQTEMPGPSTNDGDDEDVEMTDAEADDVEMDDGDAMSVTSDKTEHAESAPARQPNELPRYTPDELAGMNKETLKGEIAALEEKTQNVNVDLGVLAEYRRRVEEHVNRASDLQTALEQRDAAKKRLDDLRRLRLEGFMEGFSAISLRLKEMYQMITMGGNAELELVDSLDPFSEGILFSVMPPKKSWKNIGNLSGGEKTLSSLALVFALHHYKPTPLYVMDEIDAALDFRNVSIVANYIKERTKNAQFIVISLRNNMFELAARLVGVYKVNHMTKSVTIENKDFIDRPQMTQQQQQRALGGGGNTTTVAMRRTDGGI
- a CDS encoding uncharacterized protein (BUSCO:EOG092D0AE9) — protein: MASSRPSRRVARRPIIESDDEDEISLTSNNREESPFEPPQPAAKKTRTARRTVPPAAAADASTKTTKAPRVRGRPKKAPTPSGTVDSSDILGEDEISQANVTATAKPRGRTKRASTVSSVDSNDHPDAADRMDGSTSTAGGPSSRKRRSVASRRSRASNAPETQPEVQPQVQPEAQPEAQPEAQPEAQPEAQPEAQPEAQPETPRSKVSRSPDAALEDQISPEDQSTPKARPAPRAKVSSTPKPAPRLRSATPQESRPHESQAVQSTPAPKPTQPSIETPHAQRQGSPLADITSHINSVKAKPPPSAKPVRTMDTIMEKPMDIVLKSRTLTVPIVEDPTPKPRIVITHLVLENFKSYAGRQEVGPFHASFSSVVGPNGSGKSNVIDSLLFVFGFRASKMRQGKISALIHSSAQYPNLPFCEVAVHFQEVLDQPGGGHEVIPDSELIISRKVFKNNSSKYYINGKESSFTIVTTLLRDRGVDLDHKRFLILQGEVESIAQMKPKAANEHEDGLLEYLEDIIGTSKYKTPIEESAAEVETINEVCMEKSARVQHVEKEKNSLEEKKDKALAFIRDENELAMKQSALYQLYLHECTDNIAVTEEAINQMQSQLDLELEKHQGSEQIIKELERQYAQVGKEFEAQDKQTQAFVKELAKFEQERVKFDEKKKFLEDKRKKLQKSINKTERSAAEADETIEQCGEDIVTRTQEIAVLESTAKDEEAELTRIRENLKGKTQVFSDQIAAKQKSLEPWVEKVNQKQSAIAVAESEMNILQEKANAGAVALQELEAKISSIEEGKVAKQKELKACQAEKAKLTKEAEKMKSELSILAEQEPKIRSKISNARQKADEARSSLANTQTRGNVLSALMRMKESGRIDGFQGRLGNLGTIDKKYDVAVSTACPQLDNFVTETVEAGQQCIEYLRKNNLGRGNFICLDKLRQRDMSPIHTPENAPRLFDLVKAKADKFLPAFYHAMQDTLVANDLAQANRIAYGSKRWRVVTLDGELIDKSGTMSGGGNTVKRGLMSSKLVADTTQEHVAKLEEDRDGWETKFQEFQEYQRECENRLKELNREIPQLDTKMQKIGLEMESATRNLADTQRRIQEVNKEYQPSTEDSKRFSTLQKEVAKLTAEVDKLRGETSSVEEEIKALQDKIMQVGGEKLRAQRAKVDAIKEEISSHNDEISNAEVKKAKAEKQKVKLEKEHTKATKERDAAVRDLEQLQDGLNNQGEKAEELKAQVEEAEQGLAQMKKGLKQLKTELDAKIAELNETRAVEIEMRNKLEENQKVLADNQKRLRYWQEKLSKLVLQDIDDLVGNSAPKPIKTEEPEQTEMPGPSTNDGDDEDVEMTDAEADDVEMDDGDAMSVTSDKTEHAESAPARQPNELPRYTPDELAGMNKETLKGEIAALEEKTQNVNVDLGVLAEYRRRVEEHVNRASDLQTALEQRDAAKKRLDDLRRLRLEGFMEGFSAISLRLKEMYQMITMGGNAELELVDSLDPFSEGILFSVMPPKKSWKNIGNLSGGEKTLSSLALVFALHHYKPTPLYVMDEIDAALDFRNVSIVANYIKERTKNAQFIVISLRNNMFELAARLVGVYKVNHMTKSVTIENKDFIDRPQMTQQQQQRALGGGGNTTTVAMR